From the genome of Desulfobulbaceae bacterium:
AAACGGTTGAAAAACACTTCACTCTGGACAAATCAATGTATGGCCCGGATCACAGCTGCAGTATGGAGCCAAACGATCTCAAAACCCTTGCCGACTACCGAACTCAAATAGAAACCTGCCTGCAATGAGAATCAACTCGGGAACCCTGACCAAGAGTTCCTGGCAACTGCTTTGAGTCACATAGAGGCCTCGGAAATACTAATTCTGTATTCCATCGCATTTTCTGCATCATCTTTCATTCAATTTTTTTTAGAGAACACCGATAAGCTTAATGAAATTGATTTCCATAAGATCATATTATCAATTAGATTAAGGGGCTCAACGATGCCAGTAAGCGCTTTAAAGGATTATTATGCTATTGAAGAAAACACTCCTATTTGGCTTGACACAAAAACGATGATGGACCAATCAACCGCAAAAAAGCCTAAAATCACCGTCTACATTGCCTGCCATAACTATGGCCAGTATCTTGAACGAGCCATTGAGAGCGTTCTTCGCCAAACAATGGATGACTGGGAGCTGCTGATAATAAACGACAACTCAACAGACAACACTTCAGATATCATGAAGCTCTACGAGGGTGCTCCTCGAATTAGACTTTTCCATACCGAAGGGCTCGGCCTGCCCGGTGTCTGTAACCTGGCAATCAAAGAAGCCAGAGGAGAAAGACTCATCAGGCTTGACGGCGATGATATTTTTGATGAAAATATTCTCCTGGTTCTCTCCAACTACCTGGACAGAAATCCAAACTGTTCGATGGTCTTCCCCGACTATTATCTGATGGATCAGCAAGGCAACGTATTTTCACAGGAGCGCCGGGAAAAAATACACGGAAACAACCACTTGCTTGATGTGCCGGCAAACGGTGCCTGCTTCCTTATCAAAAAAGAAGTCCTCGAAAATCTCAATGGCTACAGGGAAGACCTAGGCGCCCAAGATGGGTTTGACCTATGGACCAGATTAATGGCAGACTATAAAGTTGCTAATATCAACCTCCCCCTGTTCTATTACCGTCGTCATGGCAAAAATCTCACTGAAAACAGCCAACATATCATCGATGCCCGACGCAGAATTAAGTTTGATGCCATCGAAGAAACACTAAAAAAACACCGTCCAATAATCGCTTACATACCGTGTCGGGTCCATTATGATTTTTCCTCTAACCTATGGAAACGGAGTTTAAGAGAAAAGAGCCTCCTTGAACACTGCATCGATAAGTGTGTTAATTCCCCGCTCTTTGACCATATTATCGTTGGTGCCGACACCCTACAGGTCAAAACTGTGATGCAGAAATTTAATGACCCGAGACTTAGTTTCGCCGGTCGACACCCAGAAGACACAATGAGGTCTGCCAGTTTGACCCAGAGTCTTGAAAGGATAATCCAGGAGCTTGACCCCGAATACCAGGGCACAACAGTAATCTCTTACCTACAGGCGCCCTTTGTAAAGACCGAGACCCTAGAAGAGGCGGTCGCCACATTACTTCTCAATGATGTTTCTTCCTCTATGTGAGTTGAAGAGTTGCAGGATCGCCTTTACAGGCGCGCCCCCCACGGTCTACAGCCAATCAACCGGATCAGCTCCTTTGCAACTGACTTTGACACCGTCTACCGTGAGGCAAACACCTGTTTCGCCTTAAAAAACAGTAATGTCAAAACCGGCTCAACCATGGGGCCACAAGTCGTTCATTTCCCTGTTTCAAAGGATGAGTTTTTCTTCATCAACTCAGAGCAAACCTTAAAAATTGCTGACATCCTGCTGAACGGAGATAACAAGTGAGAAAGTATGGAGTCATTCTCGCCGCTCGTCTTGGCTCACAACGATTACCCGGAAAAGCGCTTCTTCCCCTGCAAAACACCCCGATGATCTCTTTTCTGATTAGGCGGCTACAGACCTCAAAACAGGTCTCCCGGATAATTCTGGCAACCACTAAGCTTCCAGCTGATGACCAGCTTAAGGCAGTCGCTGAAAAAGAAGGCATTGATATTTTTAGGGGGGACCGAGATGACGTGGTATCCCGTTTTGTCGGTGCCGCCAACCACTTCAACCTTGAGTATGTAGTCAGAGTCACAGGAGACTGCCCCTTTGTAGACGGTGCAAGCCTTGACTACTGCATCGATCAGTGTAACAGACACAACAGTTTTGAGATTGCCTCGACCAAAACTAAGTTTCCGGTTGGCATTGACTATGAAATATATCAGGCAAAAGCCATGGCAACGCTGCATCTGGAGCATTTAACAGCCGACGAACGAGAGCACCTTACCCTGGGGATGTACAACCGGCCTGAGCGTTTCAAAAAAATCCAGCTGCTCCCCCCACAGGACTGGCCCAAAATCTCAAACACGTTTACAATCGACACTGCCGAAGATTATGAGACGGCCCAGGGGCTGATTCGCAACTTAAAAACGGTTCATTTCGATATTGCAACCCTGCTTCTCCAAGCCGAAAAACAAGATCACCCAT
Proteins encoded in this window:
- a CDS encoding glycosyltransferase family 2 protein translates to MPVSALKDYYAIEENTPIWLDTKTMMDQSTAKKPKITVYIACHNYGQYLERAIESVLRQTMDDWELLIINDNSTDNTSDIMKLYEGAPRIRLFHTEGLGLPGVCNLAIKEARGERLIRLDGDDIFDENILLVLSNYLDRNPNCSMVFPDYYLMDQQGNVFSQERREKIHGNNHLLDVPANGACFLIKKEVLENLNGYREDLGAQDGFDLWTRLMADYKVANINLPLFYYRRHGKNLTENSQHIIDARRRIKFDAIEETLKKHRPIIAYIPCRVHYDFSSNLWKRSLREKSLLEHCIDKCVNSPLFDHIIVGADTLQVKTVMQKFNDPRLSFAGRHPEDTMRSASLTQSLERIIQELDPEYQGTTVISYLQAPFVKTETLEEAVATLLLNDVSSSM
- a CDS encoding NTP transferase domain-containing protein, with the translated sequence MRKYGVILAARLGSQRLPGKALLPLQNTPMISFLIRRLQTSKQVSRIILATTKLPADDQLKAVAEKEGIDIFRGDRDDVVSRFVGAANHFNLEYVVRVTGDCPFVDGASLDYCIDQCNRHNSFEIASTKTKFPVGIDYEIYQAKAMATLHLEHLTADEREHLTLGMYNRPERFKKIQLLPPQDWPKISNTFTIDTAEDYETAQGLIRNLKTVHFDIATLLLQAEKQDHP